The following are encoded together in the Candidatus Methylomirabilis oxygeniifera genome:
- a CDS encoding conserved exported protein of unknown function (Evidence 4 : Homologs of previously reported genes of unknown function) — protein sequence MVDKLTRIAMRAAVLAFAVSPMLVSCRSTPEPPTGQALYRRHCASCHGESGDGNGSLAASLRRPPSNLRLITKRRGGRFDESYVMHIIDGRRAVAEHGTREMPVWGAVFETERQREDYPGYISLLHSRALTDYLSSIQQE from the coding sequence ATGGTCGATAAGCTAACTAGAATCGCTATGAGAGCTGCCGTCCTCGCGTTCGCTGTCAGTCCGATGCTCGTCTCGTGCCGTAGCACTCCGGAGCCGCCTACCGGACAGGCCCTCTATCGTCGGCACTGCGCCTCGTGTCACGGTGAGTCCGGAGACGGAAACGGTTCGTTGGCAGCATCCTTACGACGACCCCCATCCAACCTTCGACTGATCACAAAGCGTCGCGGCGGGCGATTTGATGAGAGCTATGTGATGCACATCATCGACGGTAGGCGAGCAGTAGCTGAGCATGGTACGAGGGAGATGCCTGTCTGGGGAGCGGTGTTCGAGACCGAGCGTCAACGTGAAGACTACCCGGGCTACATTTCACTGCTGCACTCACGAGCCCTCACTGACTATCTGAGTTCGATTCAGCAGGAGTAG
- a CDS encoding conserved protein of unknown function (Evidence 4 : Homologs of previously reported genes of unknown function), with protein MSEITIIIGLGLIMGLVLVLPFSVRWVEEELETFLLVMGCLAVTMSGLWSRHLVGEALTEPVKISVVA; from the coding sequence ATGTCAGAGATCACCATAATCATCGGACTGGGGCTGATCATGGGGCTTGTCCTGGTGTTGCCTTTCTCCGTCCGTTGGGTGGAGGAGGAGCTGGAAACATTCCTCTTGGTCATGGGGTGCCTGGCTGTCACGATGAGCGGGCTGTGGAGCCGGCACCTTGTCGGAGAGGCGCTCACAGAGCCGGTGAAAATCTCAGTCGTTGCTTGA
- a CDS encoding putative Trehalose-phosphatase (Trehalose 6-phosphate phosphatase) (TPP) (Evidence 3 : Function proposed based on presence of conserved amino acid motif, structural feature or limited homology) encodes MEQLWSQWPRVAAEIVSSSHTLLLLDYDGTLMRIAPTPEQATLPASIRSVLRALSHHPRITVAVISERPINELRRRVGVRNLIYIGNHGWEMWQVGRQAKVIVPRSFQETVARIRSQLVSVVADIPGVLVEDKGLSVSLHYRLLSTELERHLIGRFVCEILPLVRSSELTVLFGRKIIELCPRLNWIKGHAALWLMKEIHRRSVLPIYIGDDHTDGGAFGALPEGITIQVGAYAGSKAHYYVRDVKEVIALLRWMGTAC; translated from the coding sequence ATGGAACAGCTCTGGTCCCAGTGGCCGCGGGTTGCGGCAGAAATAGTGAGCAGTAGTCACACCTTGCTGCTCCTGGATTACGACGGCACACTGATGCGGATCGCTCCCACCCCGGAGCAGGCGACGCTTCCCGCTTCGATACGGTCGGTGCTCCGGGCGCTCTCACACCATCCTCGAATCACAGTTGCCGTGATCAGCGAACGACCGATCAACGAGCTGCGACGGCGGGTGGGGGTGCGAAACCTGATCTATATCGGCAATCACGGATGGGAGATGTGGCAAGTTGGTCGGCAGGCCAAGGTAATCGTGCCGCGGTCTTTTCAGGAAACCGTCGCCCGTATTCGGTCGCAGCTCGTCAGTGTAGTGGCAGATATCCCTGGCGTGCTCGTCGAGGACAAAGGCCTTTCAGTCAGCCTGCATTACCGGTTATTGTCTACCGAACTGGAGAGGCATCTCATAGGGAGATTCGTGTGCGAAATACTTCCCCTTGTTCGTTCTTCGGAACTGACAGTCCTTTTCGGAAGGAAGATTATCGAACTCTGTCCCAGGCTCAACTGGATAAAAGGTCATGCCGCGCTGTGGTTGATGAAGGAAATTCACCGACGCTCAGTCCTGCCGATTTACATCGGTGACGATCACACGGATGGAGGTGCATTCGGGGCGCTGCCCGAGGGCATCACGATACAGGTTGGCGCCTATGCGGGCTCAAAGGCCCACTATTACGTGCGGGACGTGAAGGAAGTGATTGCACTTCTCCGATGGATGGGTACAGCCTGTTAA
- a CDS encoding Two component transcriptional regulator, LuxR family — protein MEVQADMKRIRVLLLDDHILFREGLSRLLQSEPDFEIVGVCGTSAEAIEILSRGPVDVVLLDFDLGEDHGSQLISAARGGGYSGKILMVTAGMSAAESSIALKLGASGIFLKHSPPDALVNAIRLVVSGVVWVDERVIQLIADAVNQPEDQEGHKRLTEREEQVLQAVFEGLTNKETAARLGVTEGAVKATLQHLFQKTGVRTRSQLVRVAIEGSRRTGRRF, from the coding sequence ATGGAAGTACAGGCTGACATGAAGCGAATACGGGTGCTGTTGCTTGACGATCACATCCTCTTTCGAGAGGGCTTGAGCCGGCTTCTGCAATCGGAGCCCGATTTCGAAATAGTAGGCGTCTGCGGTACCTCAGCCGAGGCGATTGAGATCCTGAGCCGGGGACCCGTTGATGTTGTATTGCTGGACTTCGATCTCGGAGAGGATCACGGAAGTCAACTTATCTCAGCAGCTCGCGGGGGAGGCTATTCCGGGAAAATCTTAATGGTCACTGCGGGGATGAGCGCGGCGGAATCCTCAATTGCATTGAAGCTCGGCGCATCGGGTATCTTTCTCAAGCACAGTCCGCCCGACGCCCTCGTCAACGCGATTCGGCTGGTCGTGAGTGGAGTGGTATGGGTCGATGAGAGAGTCATCCAACTCATCGCCGATGCGGTTAATCAGCCTGAGGACCAAGAGGGTCACAAGCGCCTCACCGAACGAGAGGAACAGGTGCTTCAGGCTGTATTTGAGGGCCTCACGAATAAGGAAACCGCTGCCAGACTCGGAGTCACGGAGGGCGCAGTGAAGGCGACGCTGCAGCATTTGTTTCAAAAGACCGGCGTACGGACACGCAGTCAGCTTGTCCGAGTCGCGATCGAGGGCTCGCGCCGAACTGGGAGGAGGTTCTGA
- a CDS encoding putative Multi-sensor signal transduction histidine kinase (Evidence 3 : Function proposed based on presence of conserved amino acid motif, structural feature or limited homology) produces MDRVMIFAPFVARRPIVLTCAVIVIGAVAVIDWRVAVNVSFGFLYVFPVMLAASVLPRGAIALTAVLCTVLSDLFDPFPTALSVGLLSDVSAFAALTGAGLFVHEVIRSRRGEMEHVQRIEQEVVARRQAEEQLAFLIDSSPVAILTMAGDGAILQANSSAHRLFGAPNGDLPGRNISRYVAALGSVPSVETTRQTFRTEMQCRGSREDGSIFPARVFFSTYATAAGPRLAALIVDLSEELREREESSFEHLLAGSRVVVGAVSHEIRNVCSAIAVLYENLARSGRLVANKDFEALGSLVETLNKIASLELKHSTSGTRTAQIDGADLVELFDSLRIVLESSCEEAGITVHWEIPEGLPSVWADRHLLLQALLNLTKNAERALERAGVRRIAISVSVGEGRVAIRVTDTGPGIGSADTLFRPFQAGAESTGLGLFLSRALVRSFRGDLRYDPTVPGCSFVIDLAVAGSTETNYGSTG; encoded by the coding sequence CGTCATCGATTGGCGTGTGGCCGTTAATGTCTCGTTCGGGTTCCTGTATGTGTTTCCCGTGATGCTGGCGGCTAGTGTGCTGCCGCGCGGGGCGATCGCGCTGACGGCGGTTCTTTGCACGGTGCTCTCCGATCTCTTTGACCCTTTTCCTACTGCTCTCAGCGTTGGACTGCTCAGCGACGTTTCGGCTTTCGCCGCATTGACAGGGGCGGGGTTGTTCGTTCATGAGGTGATCAGGAGCCGCCGAGGGGAGATGGAACACGTCCAGCGGATCGAACAGGAAGTCGTGGCTCGGCGCCAAGCGGAGGAGCAGTTAGCATTTCTCATCGACAGCAGCCCCGTTGCAATCCTGACCATGGCCGGCGACGGCGCAATTCTTCAGGCAAATTCATCGGCGCACCGCCTGTTCGGAGCGCCGAATGGAGACCTGCCTGGGAGAAATATCAGCCGTTATGTTGCGGCCTTGGGCTCGGTCCCGTCTGTTGAGACCACACGTCAGACCTTTCGGACCGAAATGCAATGCCGTGGGTCGCGAGAAGACGGCAGCATCTTCCCGGCTCGTGTCTTCTTCTCAACCTACGCGACCGCGGCAGGGCCCCGCCTGGCCGCCTTGATCGTCGATCTTTCGGAAGAGTTGAGGGAACGCGAGGAGTCGAGTTTTGAGCACCTCCTGGCGGGTTCACGAGTCGTTGTCGGAGCAGTCTCGCATGAAATCCGAAACGTGTGTAGCGCGATCGCCGTTCTCTACGAGAACCTCGCTCGGAGCGGGCGGCTGGTGGCGAATAAGGATTTCGAAGCTCTGGGCTCGCTGGTAGAGACGCTGAATAAGATCGCCTCATTGGAGCTCAAACACAGTACAAGCGGAACAAGGACTGCCCAGATCGACGGGGCCGACCTCGTTGAGTTGTTCGACAGTTTGCGGATCGTCCTGGAGTCGTCCTGCGAGGAGGCCGGCATTACAGTGCACTGGGAGATCCCTGAAGGACTTCCTTCGGTGTGGGCCGATCGTCACCTCTTATTGCAGGCCCTGCTGAACCTGACAAAGAACGCCGAGCGAGCCTTGGAGCGCGCCGGCGTGAGGCGAATCGCTATCTCCGTCTCTGTCGGGGAAGGCCGCGTGGCCATCCGGGTGACCGACACGGGCCCTGGGATCGGTTCGGCCGACACGCTGTTTCGACCGTTTCAAGCAGGTGCCGAGTCAACGGGCCTCGGTTTATTTCTCTCTCGAGCGCTCGTGCGATCGTTTCGCGGGGATCTCCGGTACGATCCAACGGTACCAGGGTGCTCCTTTGTCATTGACCTGGCAGTAGCCGGTTCTACTGAGACGAATTATGGAAGTACAGGCTGA